Proteins from a genomic interval of Candidatus Babela massiliensis:
- a CDS encoding tyrosine-type recombinase/integrase, with protein sequence MFEVTHKNSLEKISQSISQDFIDDYTNLFLESLDIKQSSKSTYKRQLKEFLVWFKNQNQNNLDRQDLLHYKEFLQNDKSLSSLTISGYLTVVRKFFQWLESVKIYPNIATGIKGPKRRKGFRKDCLTVEQTKILLNSIDRSTLTGKRDFAMLNLMIRTGLRGIEILRANREDISRQSGETVLFIHGKGRDDKDEIVLLTQSVIEPINQYLIARKNVKNRDPIFASHCTKNWGKRLTTRSISRIVKNRLKDINLDDPRLTAHSLRHTAITLSLLAGATTQEVRAMARHSDVNTTLIYAHNINRIKQAPEKKIDAFLED encoded by the coding sequence ATGTTTGAAGTAACACATAAAAATAGTTTAGAAAAAATATCTCAATCTATAAGTCAAGATTTTATAGATGACTATACAAATTTATTTTTAGAATCTCTTGATATAAAACAATCTTCAAAATCTACTTACAAAAGACAACTTAAAGAGTTTTTGGTATGGTTTAAAAATCAAAATCAAAATAACCTTGATAGACAAGATCTTTTACATTATAAAGAATTTCTTCAAAATGATAAAAGTTTATCCTCTTTGACTATAAGTGGATACTTAACAGTCGTTAGAAAGTTTTTCCAATGGCTTGAATCTGTAAAAATTTATCCAAATATAGCAACAGGAATAAAAGGTCCTAAAAGACGTAAGGGTTTTAGAAAAGATTGTCTAACAGTTGAACAAACCAAAATCTTATTAAATTCAATTGATAGAAGTACATTAACAGGCAAAAGAGATTTTGCTATGTTAAATCTTATGATACGTACCGGTCTTCGCGGCATTGAAATCCTTCGAGCTAATCGTGAAGATATTAGTAGACAAAGTGGCGAAACAGTTCTCTTTATTCATGGTAAAGGGCGAGATGATAAAGATGAAATAGTTTTATTAACTCAAAGTGTCATTGAACCTATAAATCAATATTTGATTGCTCGAAAAAATGTCAAAAATAGAGATCCTATATTTGCTTCACATTGTACAAAAAATTGGGGTAAAAGATTAACTACAAGATCTATATCACGTATAGTGAAAAATAGATTAAAAGATATTAATCTAGATGACCCTCGTCTTACAGCACACAGTTTACGACATACCGCAATAACTCTTAGTTTACTTGCTGGAGCAACTACTCAAGAAGTTCGAGCAATGGCACGGCATAGCGATGTAAATACTACTCTTATTTATGCACATAATATCAATCGTATAAAACAAGCTCCCGAAAAAAAAATCGATGCTTTTTTAGAAGATTAA
- a CDS encoding ATP-dependent Zn protease gives MIKKHLSISLKISSGFLSLILLFSNTIVAETDAVESVEVIVRQDNNLFSKALEQLSNIDFTFEKLGQALNSGKVKPKDKAAAKNYIKSTRLLIDRVLRGSVFELSPANYTKVTYFNKVLIDNLSKAVNSNFSKVMFINEGLLVDQLNSIYLVLEESLQGEGQELLLKNENDLNILCGQFKFIGLNRFNIFMRDLEKFAKKNVITKNVRSKTKRALPYLGAVSYLLLINKKDQFDSIPYVGSFFGKTKEKFHQYLQEHDKEKHNAKDHKFNLIDNLLHLKAEPIFTISIAGLMLPVLKQDAKDLSKWSNERFEDTMALLKGESVKDRASVKKSKLDFDKVAGYSSIKSKLNNVVNYFRNRDLFDLTGTAVPASYLLSGQLDTSAELAQALAGELTKVVSAKDKNKFCGVFNIHVSELVNKSVKDDIISKIEDEDCEYCIIILNELDWLYEHAINKSKIWSKVNELFRTVKSKKSKMSIFTTMKDVTLLDSISDSLFEVILNVNKPNLSDIKDILKKELKNRAINASNFDLDVLAQKAKNLSISNLRYILNQAFSNAYLNNQILTQQILEKALEDYLVA, from the coding sequence ATGATAAAAAAACATTTGAGTATATCACTTAAAATATCCAGTGGATTTTTAAGTTTAATACTTTTATTTTCTAATACTATAGTAGCTGAAACTGATGCTGTAGAATCTGTTGAAGTAATTGTAAGGCAAGATAATAATTTATTTTCAAAAGCTTTAGAACAATTAAGTAATATTGATTTTACTTTTGAAAAGTTAGGTCAAGCGCTTAATAGCGGAAAAGTAAAGCCAAAAGATAAAGCTGCTGCAAAAAATTATATTAAAAGTACTAGGCTTTTAATAGATCGCGTACTTAGAGGTAGTGTGTTTGAATTATCTCCAGCAAATTATACTAAAGTGACTTATTTTAATAAGGTTCTTATTGATAATTTAAGTAAAGCTGTAAATTCTAATTTTTCTAAGGTAATGTTTATCAATGAAGGTCTATTAGTTGATCAACTTAACAGCATATATCTAGTATTAGAAGAGTCCCTTCAAGGTGAAGGACAGGAATTATTATTAAAAAATGAAAATGATCTTAATATTTTATGTGGCCAATTTAAGTTTATTGGATTAAATCGCTTTAATATTTTTATGCGTGATTTAGAAAAATTTGCAAAGAAAAATGTTATTACTAAAAATGTTAGGTCTAAAACTAAAAGAGCATTGCCTTATTTAGGAGCAGTATCTTATTTATTACTTATAAATAAGAAAGATCAATTTGATAGTATACCTTATGTAGGTAGTTTTTTTGGCAAAACTAAAGAGAAATTTCACCAGTATTTACAAGAACACGATAAAGAAAAGCATAATGCTAAAGATCATAAGTTTAATTTAATAGATAATTTGCTTCATTTAAAAGCAGAGCCTATTTTCACTATTAGTATTGCAGGACTTATGTTACCTGTATTAAAGCAAGATGCTAAAGATCTTTCAAAATGGTCTAATGAAAGATTTGAAGATACTATGGCTTTACTAAAAGGTGAATCTGTAAAAGATAGAGCTTCGGTAAAAAAATCTAAATTAGATTTTGATAAAGTGGCAGGATATAGCTCTATTAAATCAAAACTTAATAATGTTGTTAATTACTTTAGAAATAGAGATTTATTTGATTTAACAGGAACAGCAGTTCCAGCTTCTTATTTATTGTCTGGTCAATTAGATACTTCTGCTGAACTTGCTCAAGCTCTTGCAGGAGAATTAACAAAGGTAGTTAGTGCTAAAGATAAGAACAAATTTTGTGGTGTTTTCAATATTCATGTATCTGAATTAGTCAATAAATCTGTTAAAGATGATATTATTTCTAAAATAGAAGATGAAGATTGTGAATATTGCATTATAATTTTAAACGAATTAGATTGGCTTTATGAACATGCTATTAATAAATCTAAGATATGGAGCAAAGTTAATGAGCTTTTCAGAACCGTTAAATCTAAGAAAAGTAAAATGTCTATATTTACTACAATGAAAGATGTAACTTTATTAGATAGTATAAGTGATAGTCTATTTGAAGTTATATTAAATGTTAATAAACCTAATCTATCTGATATTAAGGATATTTTAAAGAAAGAATTAAAAAATAGAGCAATCAATGCTTCTAATTTTGATTTAGATGTTTTAGCTCAAAAAGCTAAGAATTTATCTATATCTAATTTGAGATATATTTTAAATCAGGCATTTTCAAATGCTTATCTCAATAATCAAATTTTAACTCAACAAATATTAGAAAAAGCTTTAGAAGATTATCTAGTTGCTTGA
- a CDS encoding FAD-dependent oxidoreductase: protein MNKILKYIFLAIILISTCLGFTYWYSKNRSIQAFDLSKIEGKKNLVPIAVIGSGPAGLSSALYGARAAVYTVVFQGDKPGGQLTETTYVENWPGTKKLLGTDLIDQNRKQAEKFGAIMANDSIEHVDFSTWPFRLQTTEGHEINALSIIIATGAKPKLLNVTGEKEYWAYGVTTCAVCDAPLYKNKDVVVVGGGDSAIEEATLLASYAKNVTLLVREKLRAAPAMQERLKGFNNIKVMLGVSINKILGDKNNVTEIEIINNKDKSISKMPIDGVFIAIGHIPNTEIFKDFIALDKAGYIDLKNYQETSQRGVFAAGDVTDNRYRQAGTSAGDGIKAGLDAISFLQEIGYNEIFFKKIQDNLYDPDQDTQVELKKLVTNKDLDDLLKTNKPLVVEVGAEYCTSCKVLLNSVKSVAAKLEDKVNFAQIDLDDEPKELKERFNIKSIPALLVFKDSKLVGRHEKQILSKYELYNLVNNLNTEE, encoded by the coding sequence ATGAATAAAATATTAAAGTACATATTTCTGGCTATAATTTTGATAAGTACATGTTTAGGCTTTACTTATTGGTATTCCAAGAATAGATCAATACAAGCATTTGATTTAAGCAAAATAGAAGGCAAGAAAAATTTAGTTCCTATCGCCGTTATAGGATCAGGACCTGCTGGATTAAGCTCGGCTTTATATGGTGCACGAGCAGCAGTTTATACAGTGGTATTTCAAGGAGATAAACCAGGGGGACAACTTACTGAAACCACTTACGTTGAAAATTGGCCTGGAACTAAAAAACTACTTGGTACCGATTTAATAGATCAAAATAGAAAACAAGCAGAAAAATTTGGTGCTATAATGGCAAACGATAGTATAGAGCACGTTGATTTCTCTACTTGGCCTTTTAGATTACAAACAACTGAAGGACATGAAATTAATGCTTTAAGCATTATAATCGCAACTGGCGCAAAACCAAAATTACTTAATGTTACTGGTGAAAAAGAATATTGGGCTTATGGTGTAACCACTTGCGCTGTTTGCGATGCTCCACTTTATAAAAATAAAGATGTAGTGGTAGTAGGTGGAGGTGATTCTGCAATAGAAGAAGCAACTTTACTTGCATCTTATGCAAAAAATGTAACTTTACTTGTAAGAGAAAAATTAAGAGCAGCTCCAGCTATGCAGGAAAGACTTAAGGGCTTCAATAATATAAAAGTTATGCTTGGAGTTTCTATTAATAAAATATTAGGCGATAAAAATAATGTAACAGAAATAGAAATTATAAATAACAAAGATAAATCTATTTCTAAAATGCCTATTGATGGTGTATTTATAGCAATTGGACATATACCAAATACTGAAATTTTTAAAGACTTTATAGCTCTTGATAAAGCAGGTTATATAGATCTTAAAAATTATCAAGAAACATCACAAAGAGGTGTATTTGCAGCAGGAGATGTAACTGATAATAGATATAGACAAGCAGGAACTTCAGCAGGCGATGGAATAAAAGCAGGACTGGATGCAATATCATTTTTACAAGAAATTGGATACAATGAAATATTTTTCAAGAAAATACAAGATAATTTGTATGATCCTGATCAAGATACTCAAGTTGAACTAAAAAAATTAGTCACTAATAAAGATCTTGATGATCTTTTAAAGACTAACAAACCCCTTGTTGTTGAAGTGGGAGCTGAATATTGCACATCATGTAAAGTTTTATTAAATTCAGTAAAATCGGTGGCAGCAAAATTAGAAGATAAAGTAAATTTTGCTCAAATAGATCTAGATGATGAGCCTAAAGAATTAAAAGAGAGATTTAATATTAAATCTATTCCAGCATTATTAGTTTTTAAAGATTCTAAACTTGTTGGACGTCATGAAAAACAAATACTATCAAAGTATGAACTTTATAATTTAGTCAATAATTTAAATACCGAAGAATAA
- a CDS encoding AAA family ATPase: MNFLKSFRYYKIILLLSTILFFVPISFAKHTGLINITQESYISEILKLQVNHVEQIGSFLQYLVQVVNKRKLNVAKKKEFFAWIKYHQKVILEFESRFEKQGIHLYTDELHSLMLNLNMFTNHILKSVNNKFDNLGDFNFYKDAKDIKEIDLEVLQELSIENIKSIKELKKSVNNIGLTTINKITRALDLLNDKYSITTVLEHSPLILLTLTTGIYLTPQKYFQNIPILKNIKELIGTYIYTDKEAFDQLDEKQKAVLSKHPEQGIANLFNIVDSSMLKTLAILSTAYMTNTPLSPYTKMVKDIIRNQWDKLKGFEVEDIISRGQIIKDITLDDEKLIGLDSQIEELYNLVRYVVDPEKYDRSNSNLDKGILLVGPSRNGKTYAARALCGTLNRAMKEKGYNSRFAFKELKPGDIKWSFEGIKSIIDQARKDAPCILFIDEIHNLPLQTKEAGGDLLTQFLTGMSGVNNENDARHQMIILGATNQPELLDTALLQPGRFGNIIYFEKPNYQNRKKYFDIMLKNSAVDVSKIDIDSLAKQTQGCSYGDLELIIKGTRFKACTYSKNIVQDNIQEQINKHVYKLRAEFNVTDQEKKHLAAHQAGHSFMYALLKPNQELQLVTIKGRWRKIQEGRICDDKERKAIYDAKSTKYGGLFTYSSNELVDIQDTDQKIKMAQIKLAGILAEKILLGSPGYTHQYKFKQNAFHNNDKSKALNYIKSIVFDGMSQEIIPKEIKNNLEIKAYNMLNDLEKETLEILNNNRDILEKLAKELESKLTLTFDEIKEIIDIK; the protein is encoded by the coding sequence ATGAACTTTTTAAAATCCTTTAGATATTACAAAATAATATTACTTTTAAGTACTATTCTATTTTTTGTACCAATATCTTTTGCAAAACATACAGGATTAATTAACATAACTCAAGAAAGCTATATTAGTGAAATATTAAAATTACAAGTTAATCACGTTGAACAAATAGGCTCTTTTTTACAGTATTTGGTTCAAGTGGTTAATAAAAGAAAATTGAATGTTGCAAAAAAGAAAGAGTTTTTTGCTTGGATCAAGTATCACCAAAAAGTAATTTTAGAGTTTGAATCTAGATTTGAAAAACAAGGTATACATTTATATACTGATGAATTACATAGTTTAATGTTAAATTTGAACATGTTTACTAATCATATTCTTAAATCTGTTAATAATAAGTTTGATAATCTTGGTGACTTTAATTTTTATAAAGATGCTAAGGATATAAAAGAAATTGATTTAGAAGTTTTACAAGAGTTATCTATAGAAAATATTAAGAGTATTAAAGAACTTAAAAAATCAGTAAATAATATAGGTTTAACTACGATTAATAAAATAACACGTGCTCTTGATCTATTGAATGATAAGTATAGTATAACGACAGTATTAGAACATAGTCCATTAATTTTATTAACATTGACAACAGGTATATATTTAACTCCACAGAAGTATTTTCAAAATATACCCATTTTAAAAAACATAAAAGAGTTAATAGGTACATATATTTATACCGATAAAGAAGCTTTTGATCAACTTGATGAAAAACAGAAGGCTGTATTATCTAAGCATCCTGAGCAAGGTATTGCTAATTTATTTAATATTGTTGATAGTAGTATGTTGAAAACTTTAGCTATACTTTCTACTGCTTATATGACTAACACACCGTTGAGCCCTTATACTAAAATGGTTAAAGACATAATACGTAACCAATGGGATAAATTAAAGGGCTTTGAGGTTGAGGATATAATTTCAAGAGGACAAATTATTAAAGATATAACTTTAGATGATGAAAAATTAATTGGACTCGATAGTCAAATAGAAGAACTTTATAACTTAGTAAGATATGTAGTAGATCCAGAAAAATATGATAGATCAAATAGTAACTTAGATAAGGGAATTCTTTTAGTAGGACCCTCAAGAAATGGTAAGACTTATGCAGCTCGTGCTTTATGTGGAACCCTTAATAGGGCTATGAAAGAGAAAGGATATAATAGCCGTTTTGCTTTTAAAGAGCTAAAACCCGGAGATATAAAGTGGTCCTTTGAAGGTATAAAATCGATTATAGATCAAGCACGTAAAGATGCTCCATGTATTTTGTTTATCGATGAAATTCATAATCTACCTTTACAGACAAAAGAAGCTGGAGGGGATCTATTAACTCAATTTTTAACCGGCATGTCCGGTGTTAATAATGAAAATGATGCAAGACATCAAATGATTATTTTAGGTGCGACTAATCAGCCAGAACTTTTAGATACGGCTTTGCTGCAGCCTGGTAGATTTGGTAATATTATTTATTTTGAAAAACCTAACTATCAAAATCGAAAAAAATATTTTGATATTATGCTAAAAAATTCTGCAGTGGATGTATCAAAAATAGATATTGATTCTTTAGCAAAACAAACGCAAGGATGTTCTTATGGAGATCTTGAACTTATTATAAAAGGTACTCGGTTTAAGGCCTGTACTTATTCAAAAAATATTGTTCAAGATAATATTCAAGAGCAGATAAATAAACATGTTTATAAATTAAGAGCAGAATTTAATGTTACTGATCAAGAGAAAAAACATTTAGCCGCTCATCAAGCAGGACATTCCTTTATGTACGCCTTATTAAAACCTAATCAAGAGCTACAATTAGTAACTATAAAAGGTAGATGGCGTAAGATCCAAGAAGGTAGGATTTGTGATGATAAAGAGCGTAAAGCTATTTATGATGCTAAAAGTACTAAATATGGAGGATTATTTACTTATTCATCAAATGAATTAGTTGATATTCAGGATACAGATCAAAAAATAAAAATGGCTCAAATAAAATTAGCAGGTATTTTGGCTGAAAAGATATTACTTGGATCTCCTGGATATACTCATCAATATAAGTTTAAGCAAAATGCTTTTCATAATAATGATAAAAGCAAAGCCTTGAATTATATTAAATCTATAGTATTTGATGGGATGTCTCAAGAGATTATACCTAAAGAGATAAAAAATAATTTAGAAATTAAAGCATATAATATGTTAAATGATTTAGAAAAAGAAACTTTAGAAATATTGAATAATAATAGAGATATACTAGAGAAATTAGCAAAAGAACTTGAGTCAAAATTAACTCTAACTTTTGATGAAATTAAAGAAATTATTGATATTAAATAA
- a CDS encoding zinc ribbon domain-containing protein: MAKKLVEKAKALQCGIALENLKGICKRMEKTVRKAQRRQHSSWSFYQLRQFIQYKADLAGIPVMLVDPKNTSRTCIQCGYVAKENRSLRDNFCCRACGYVDLADKLAAENIRRDAVN, encoded by the coding sequence ATAGCAAAGAAGCTTGTTGAAAAAGCTAAGGCACTCCAGTGCGGTATCGCCCTTGAAAATCTTAAGGGTATCTGCAAGCGTATGGAGAAAACGGTTAGGAAAGCACAACGTCGTCAACATAGCTCATGGAGTTTTTATCAGCTTAGACAATTTATTCAATACAAAGCAGATCTTGCTGGTATTCCTGTTATGCTGGTAGATCCTAAAAATACTTCCCGAACATGTATCCAGTGCGGATATGTTGCCAAAGAAAACAGATCTTTAAGGGATAATTTCTGTTGTCGTGCATGTGGATACGTTGACCTTGCCGATAAACTCGCTGCGGAAAACATCCGTAGAGACGCTGTCAACTAG
- a CDS encoding GNAT family N-acetyltransferase: protein MMKKSILLAICVIQTLNSNIIIRPALEPDLLEIINLDRKVSWEYFKPIFLQYTGLPLAENPEELLEKDLEFDKEMFIQSIHNQNNRYLNIAINSDKIVGFIAFRVEKSTIYIELILVDKDYRYKKIGQRLIDTMISNFKNIDSIGLIVLDKNISAIKFYQTYGFKQQEMPKDINLPKDYPHIYLFYRFDV from the coding sequence ATGATGAAAAAATCAATTTTATTAGCAATATGTGTAATTCAAACATTAAATTCAAATATTATTATACGTCCTGCATTAGAGCCTGACTTGTTAGAAATTATTAATCTAGATCGTAAAGTATCATGGGAATATTTTAAACCAATTTTTTTGCAATACACTGGATTACCTTTAGCAGAAAATCCCGAAGAGTTACTTGAAAAAGATTTAGAATTTGATAAAGAAATGTTTATTCAAAGTATTCATAATCAAAATAATAGGTATCTTAATATTGCAATTAATAGCGATAAAATTGTAGGATTTATAGCTTTTAGAGTAGAAAAATCTACAATATATATTGAACTTATACTTGTAGATAAAGATTATAGATATAAAAAAATTGGGCAACGTTTAATAGATACAATGATTAGCAATTTCAAAAATATTGACTCTATCGGTCTTATTGTCTTAGATAAAAATATTTCTGCCATAAAATTTTATCAAACTTATGGTTTTAAACAGCAAGAAATGCCAAAAGATATAAATCTTCCAAAAGATTATCCTCATATTTATTTATTTTATAGATTTGATGTTTAG
- a CDS encoding AAA family ATPase: MKIGVKNKIVFLTVLSSIVIGNIYTSKINSSNTNTQEENNSDIIQYQVDIKENPEIIALSGYNALKNGLIIVDALREKTDPTFDINNQKISQDLFGNTDSPWKKFIIDLRKSKSQNNILEGSNEEKDISDSGNNLIGSEIEKLSKFNSYKKLDVPVIAINDIKKDIVSILNSIDSIITDKNVILVMKLDDRWITCVTDKSESDKIKFFMVDLLNLDLKQNDNLLNFIKLVKVAIKEITEEKNNPNELNFFKDNKNKVSFSNRPSNEEKNDYRSPYFDIETDQLPPLEQFFEGRIPNRVVNLIDSLKETTNKNFRTDTKKGLILYGPPGTGKSTIAEHIARASGREVLFIDGGSFKTEYQGSGAKIVTELFQAAKAKGKPVVIVIDEIDGATSKLRKNFGTSEDNQTIKKIISELNKHLLAKDSSIYLICTTNYLENIEGAILNRFSAIEVNAPSYQARINILLNYLRVNNINLEKDNPNNYEVSNNFIHSLATATRDWTGRDLQALVNSAVSEYRNPKLSPENDSLWRFMMYNQYDFKDRKIKSLLNLPILGLNSLTTYAKGYSKLEKYLYSSYLIELHKMKKIKEADQEGPLSDSFSKQVKNVAIGAVVGYVIQSSFKNIEKYLKGGIIHVLFGDMKDIKTPNP; this comes from the coding sequence ATGAAAATAGGTGTTAAAAATAAAATTGTATTTTTGACTGTTCTATCAAGTATAGTTATAGGCAATATATATACATCAAAAATAAACAGTAGTAATACTAATACTCAAGAGGAAAATAATTCAGATATTATTCAATATCAAGTAGATATAAAAGAAAACCCTGAAATTATTGCCCTTTCTGGTTATAATGCTTTAAAAAATGGTTTAATCATAGTAGATGCTTTACGAGAAAAAACAGATCCTACTTTTGATATTAATAATCAAAAAATCTCTCAAGATTTGTTTGGAAATACTGATAGCCCATGGAAAAAATTTATTATAGATCTGCGTAAGAGTAAATCTCAAAACAATATTTTAGAAGGCTCAAACGAAGAAAAAGATATTTCTGATTCTGGAAATAATTTAATTGGAAGTGAAATAGAAAAACTTTCTAAATTTAATAGTTACAAAAAATTAGATGTTCCAGTTATCGCTATTAACGACATAAAAAAAGACATCGTTTCTATATTAAATTCTATTGATTCTATTATTACTGATAAAAATGTAATTTTAGTTATGAAATTGGATGATCGTTGGATAACTTGTGTAACTGATAAATCAGAATCTGATAAAATTAAATTTTTTATGGTAGATTTACTAAACCTAGATCTGAAGCAGAATGATAATTTATTAAATTTCATTAAATTGGTAAAAGTTGCTATTAAAGAAATAACAGAAGAAAAAAATAATCCAAACGAACTTAACTTTTTTAAAGACAACAAAAATAAAGTTTCTTTTTCTAATAGACCTAGTAACGAAGAGAAGAATGACTATAGATCGCCTTATTTTGATATAGAAACTGATCAATTACCTCCTTTAGAACAATTTTTTGAAGGACGTATTCCTAATAGAGTTGTAAATCTAATAGATTCTTTAAAAGAAACAACCAATAAGAATTTTAGAACTGATACTAAAAAAGGATTAATTCTTTATGGCCCTCCAGGAACCGGTAAAAGTACCATTGCTGAACATATTGCACGTGCTTCAGGACGAGAAGTACTTTTTATCGATGGTGGTAGCTTTAAAACAGAGTATCAAGGCTCAGGTGCTAAAATCGTAACAGAACTTTTTCAAGCAGCAAAAGCAAAGGGTAAACCTGTAGTAATAGTTATTGATGAAATCGATGGGGCAACTAGTAAATTAAGAAAGAACTTCGGTACAAGCGAAGATAATCAAACTATAAAAAAGATTATTTCAGAGTTAAATAAACATTTGCTTGCAAAAGATTCTTCTATCTACTTAATTTGTACAACTAATTATCTTGAAAATATAGAAGGTGCAATATTAAATCGCTTTAGTGCTATTGAAGTAAATGCTCCAAGCTATCAAGCACGTATAAATATACTTTTAAATTACTTAAGGGTTAATAATATTAATTTAGAAAAAGATAATCCAAATAATTATGAAGTTTCTAACAATTTTATTCATTCATTAGCAACTGCTACACGTGATTGGACAGGAAGAGATTTACAAGCTTTAGTCAATAGCGCAGTAAGCGAATATAGAAATCCTAAGCTTTCGCCTGAAAATGATAGTCTATGGCGCTTTATGATGTATAATCAGTATGATTTTAAGGATAGAAAAATAAAATCTTTATTAAATTTACCCATTTTAGGATTAAATTCTTTAACAACATATGCCAAAGGTTATAGTAAGTTGGAAAAGTATCTATATTCCAGTTATTTAATTGAACTACATAAAATGAAAAAAATTAAAGAAGCTGATCAAGAAGGGCCTTTATCAGATAGTTTTTCTAAACAGGTAAAAAATGTAGCAATAGGGGCTGTAGTCGGATATGTTATACAATCTAGTTTTAAAAATATAGAAAAGTATCTCAAAGGTGGAATAATACACGTTTTGTTCGGTGATATGAAAGATATTAAAACTCCTAATCCATAA
- a CDS encoding ankyrin repeat domain-containing protein, giving the protein MIKIKTYNFLLSILLFGSHLSAMRKSKVVLDKSSQEHYEVVLPLILSQVLDECNDIFTLDEDFDNQIKKIQQSSDVILDDNISKAVKDLKKKRFKLLIDQIKNEYQDYSKEQLNSKLLGLLKQESYNEEILRECARLIIAGADSDIQDKHENTTLIYAVCKNYESIVKILIKMRVNLNIIGNFGRSALIFAIEKKHTKLARLLIKYKCDIKDALLCATQHANIPIVKDLIVCKADLNEQNRIGQTALMIAAEHSTYDHCLIAEALIRAGADLNIKDEDGETAFTTASKNMSPEIASLLIKAGAKDSGYLKMIGFVSLAMLKSMWDSEENSLTYRRKYPKF; this is encoded by the coding sequence ATGATTAAAATAAAGACCTATAATTTTTTATTGTCAATATTACTATTTGGTAGTCATTTGAGTGCAATGAGAAAATCAAAAGTTGTATTAGACAAATCAAGTCAAGAACATTATGAAGTGGTTTTGCCATTAATTTTATCTCAGGTTTTAGACGAATGTAACGACATATTTACTTTGGATGAAGATTTTGATAATCAAATAAAAAAGATACAACAAAGTTCTGATGTTATACTGGATGATAATATATCAAAAGCTGTAAAAGACCTTAAGAAAAAGAGATTTAAATTATTAATTGATCAAATTAAGAATGAGTATCAAGATTATTCTAAAGAACAGTTAAATTCTAAGTTGCTTGGCTTATTAAAGCAAGAATCTTATAATGAAGAAATTTTGCGTGAATGTGCTAGGTTAATCATTGCGGGAGCTGATTCGGATATACAAGATAAACATGAAAATACTACTTTGATTTATGCTGTTTGTAAAAATTATGAAAGTATTGTTAAAATATTGATCAAAATGAGAGTGAATCTTAATATTATAGGAAATTTTGGTAGGTCTGCTTTAATATTTGCAATTGAAAAAAAGCATACTAAATTAGCTAGACTTCTTATAAAATATAAATGTGATATTAAAGATGCTTTACTGTGTGCAACTCAACATGCTAATATTCCCATAGTTAAAGATCTTATTGTTTGTAAAGCTGATCTTAATGAACAAAATAGGATAGGACAAACAGCTTTGATGATTGCTGCTGAACATTCAACATATGATCATTGCCTAATAGCAGAAGCTTTAATAAGAGCTGGAGCTGATTTGAATATTAAAGACGAAGATGGTGAAACTGCTTTTACAACAGCTTCTAAAAATATGTCTCCAGAAATTGCTTCTTTACTTATTAAAGCTGGAGCAAAAGATTCTGGTTATCTCAAGATGATTGGTTTTGTATCTTTAGCTATGCTTAAAAGTATGTGGGATAGCGAAGAAAATAGTTTAACTTATCGTCGTAAGTATCCTAAATTTTGA